The Pecten maximus chromosome 10, xPecMax1.1, whole genome shotgun sequence region ACTCCACTACAGGTCAGGATCCCCTGTATCCGTCCATACTCCACTACAGGTCAGGATCCCCTGTATCCGTCCATACTCCACTACAGGTCAGGATCCCCTATATTCCTACTAATCATCCGTCCATACTACACTACAGGTCAGGATCCCCTGTATCCGTCCATACTCCACTACAGGTCAGGATCCCCTGTATCCCTACTAATCACCCGTCCATACTCCACTACAGGTCAGGATCCCCTGTATCCGTCCATACTCCACTACAGGTCAGGATCCAATGTATTCCTACTAATCATCCGTCCATAATCCACTACAGGTCAGGATCCAATGTATCCCTACTAATCATCCGTCCATACTCCACTACAGGTCAGGATCCCCTGTATTCCTACTAATCACCCGTCCATACTCCACTACAGGTCAGGATCCCCTGTATCCGTCCATACTCCACTACAGGTCAGGATCCAATGTATTCCTACTAATCATCCGTCCATACTCCACTACAGGTCAGGATCCCTGTATTCCTACTAATCATCCGTCCATACTCCACTACAGGTCAGGATCCCCTGTATCCCTACTAATCATCCGTCCATACTCCACTACAGGTCAGGATCCCTGTATCCCTACTAATCATCCGTCCATACTACACTACAGGTCAGGATGTCAGGATCCCTGTATCCCTACTAATCATCCGTCCATACTACACTACAGGTCAGGATCCCCTGTATCCGTCCATACTCCACTACAGGTCAGGATCCCCTGTATCCGTCCATACTCCACTACAGGTCAGGATCCCCTGTATCCCTACTAATCACCCGTCCATACTCCACTACAGGTCAGGATCCCCTATATTCCTACTAATCATCCGTCCATACTACACTACAGGTCAGGATCCCCTGTATCCGTCCATACTCCACTACAGGTCAGGATCCCCTGTATCCCTACTAATCACCCGTCCATACTCCACTACAGGTCAGGATCCCCTGTATCCGTCCATACTCCACTACAGGTCAGGATCCAATGTATTCCTACTAATCATCCGTCCATAATCCACTACAGGTCAGGATCCAATGTATCCCTACTAATCATCCGTCCATACTCCACTACAGGTCAGGATCCCCTGTATTCCTACTAATCACCCGTCCATACTCCACTACAGGTCAGGATCCCCTGTATCCGTCCATACTCCACTACAGGTCAGGATCCAATGTATTCCTACTAATCATCCGTCCATACTCCACTACAGGTCAGGATCCCTGTATTCCTACTAATCATCCGTCCATAATCCACTACAGAACAGGATCCCATGTATTCCTACTAATCACCCGTCCATACTCTACTACAGGTCAGGATCCCCTGTATTCCTACTAATCATCCGTCCATACTCCACTACAGGTCAGGATCCCCTGTATTCCTACTAATCATCCGTCCATACTCCACTAAACGTCAGGATCCCCTGTATTCCTACTAATCATCCGTCCATACCCCACTAAACGTCAGGATCTCTGTATTCCTACTAATCATCCGTCCATACTCCACTACAGGTCAGGATCCCCTGTATTACTACTAATCATCCGTCCATACTCCACTACAGGTCAGGATCCCCTGTATTAATACTAATCATCCGTCCATACTCCACTAAACGTCAGGATCCCTGTATTCCTACTAATCATCCGTCCATACTGGTAACGTAAATGCGGTGTATTTAGGACATATACCTGGAGCTAGTTTGGATAACATTCCTAAATATACGGAAATATCTTCACTGAAAATTGTCCCAATGACAGCATTACTGAATTCAagacattacattatataattatatatctttttaatgaTCACTTTAAAATATATCCTATATACcccatgtatacattttatatacattcaGTGTTCGAAGTATTTGATGATATTCAAATATACACTCATTGGTATAGTCAGGCTCCTCTGATTCTACCGTCTAACGTAATTCACAATTTTCCGGCGCTGTTCGAGTTAAACATAGTAGAAGACTGACATACTTGTATTAAAGAGAGGTAACTCTAACATGCATCTCACAGAAACTCTACGAAGTCTCGGTAAATGATTTTTACTTATATAAATTCATTACAGACGAGATAATAAATATCCACAATAATGCTAACTTACATCATGTTTATCCTTATAAATGTCCAGGTGCCAAAGAAATTCCAATCACTGTACAAGAATGTGAAGAACAAGGAGCGGAGGATATATAATGGTAAATTACTTGTTATATCTAATATTTTTATGAAAGATTTAAAATCTATTTGCACATATTTATTATTAGTTCAGTATAGCTGAAAACACGTTTTAACGGCGCGATTGTTAAAAAGTAATTGTAATAACATGATCAGATGCAGCATTGACTTCTCAACGTGTaatgatatacagaatataaACATGTGACACTGATTTAAAATTCAACGCCAGAAGTAAGTATTCCGAAAAAAACctattattaaatatataattatgttgatgttatttatacaaatcTTTCAGTTTACTGAGTTCAGGTTTACATGGGCGAGGAACGCTGTAATGAACAACGCATAGCTAGCGATTCAGTCTTATAGGACGGCCTTCTCTGGGTCTTaagtagtatgcttcagtgaggcagCACTGTAATTTCTTTGATGTAAGGGAAAGTCGATATACGAAACTCAGAACACCTAACACTTAAAAAAAAGCTGGTTGGCTTTGGTATCTTATTAGAAAGAGATATTCGCCAGTTTTTTCGCTGGCATTAAATATTGTTGAAGACGGAATGACCAAAAAATACAGGCTTTCATTAAGTGCTCAGGATTCATCTCGAGTTTACGTATAAGTTAATTATGAGATGGATATGGTGCGTGCTAAAAAGAGCTGGGTGCGGTTGTCGGGAAATGATGGCGTTTGACTAATTGAATAATGAGATACAGAAATCTCAATGCGAGGCAAACTGAAATACCGGTTGTATTGATGACATGACATTCTTTCACAGGGATGGTAACCGCTATGGATTCTGCTATAGGAACAGTTATAGCTGCCCTTAAAAAGTATAAATACCTACAGAACTCAATCATTGTCTTCACAACTGATGTGAGTATTGTATGCAATTTGTATAATGCTATTGCACTTTTAAAAGATGAAAGTTGATATTTCGTAgggaaattatttttctttggTTATCTAGAGCATAAAAGTAACACATTCAGAAGTATGTAAGCTAAATTTACCAAGTGTTTGATGCTATCATTATGATTAAATAACTAAGTTTTAAAACTGATCTAAAAAGCAAGGAAAGAACTATACCATAAAATAGACGAACACAGTTTGACAGCAATATCATTGTAAAGACTTTTATACCTtttatgtgataaatatgttatagaaTGGAGGAGCTGCCCACGTAGCTGGAAACAACCTTCCTCTGAGGGGCTCCAAAACCACACTATGGGAGGGTGGTACTCGGGCAGTGTCCTTTGTACTCGCCAAGAAATACCAGAAGCGGAAGAGCATTATTCACGATGGGTAGGTTGAACCTCCTTAAAAACCGGGAATTCTCCTCTGTGCCTTCAGCTTATAGGACACTGAAGAGgcaaaacattattttcttcCTTCGCTACATCACTTTCATCACATGGAACTGACGTGGCCCCCTGAAGAATTGGGGTTTTACTTCTGTGTCTTCTAGTTAGGGGACATTGAAGAGACCAAAAGAATATCTTCTTTTCACATTGCAACACTTGGGAtcttaaatcttttttttctatcCTCTGAGTTTCTTTACTTTGTTTCCTTACTCTttgtgtctcattgacacccgttctcatatAACCCAGGCTGTTGCGAGGACGTTCAAAAACaagatattttatcaaataactgCATTcgtgttttttttccttttctttccCATCTGTTCCCTCTGTATGTGCTTTGTTTTCTGTTATTGGTGTCGCCTTTACGCCTTTCTCGTATGCAATTATAaacttcttttattttattttaaactatAGTGTTGTATTTATAGTACAAAAGAAGAACAGAGGCACTATAATGAAACATTGTGTTCTGAATCACTTAACACCAAAGAAAAAGTAAAGACTAAATAAAGCCTCACTACTCCCTTTCTTTCAGATTGTTCCATGCAGTCGATTGGTTTCCCACACTTCTGGCGGCGGCTGGTGTGAAAACAAAAGGTGATACATCCAGGATGTTATTGTTTTTCTGTATGTGGTGACAGTATTGGGggcaataaaaatataaaattgaaaacaaatattacgGTCGAGTGTCCCGCCGTTAAAAAATCAAACCATAAATGGTTAGTTTTGTGAAGCTCGAATACACAAGTGAGATAGTAGGACATTCTACCTTCAGTCCTTTTTATTGTACAATATCGAAACCATTGTAGTAAGATGTAACGGAGAGGGTTCCCCACATAGCATTATCCACATGGTATTGTCCACATGGCATTATTTACATGACTTTATCCACATTGTACTCTCCACATAGTTTTATCCACAGTGTATTACCAACATGGCATATGTCACATGGCATTATCCACATGGTATTATCCACATTGTAGTATCCATATAGTGTTATCCACATGGTTTAATCTACATTGTAGTATCCATATATTATTATCCACATTGTATAATCAACATGACTTTATCCACTTGGTATTATCCACATGTTATTATCCACATTGTAGTATCCATATAGTATTACCCACATTGTTTTATCCACATGGTATTATCCACATGGTATTATCCACATGGTATTATTCACATGGTATTATCCACATGTTATTATCCACATTGTAGTATCCATATAGTATTACCCACATTGTTTTATCCACATGGTATTATCCACATTGTAGTATCCACATATCCACATGGTATTATTCACATGGTATTATCCACATGTTATTATCCACATTGTAGTATCCATATAGTATTACCCACATTGTTTTATCCACATGGTATTATCCACATGGTATTATCCACATGGTATTATTCACATGGTATTATCCACATGTTATTATCCACATTGTAGTATCCATATAGTATTACCCACATTGTATTATCCACATGGTATAATCCACATGACTTTATCCACATGGTATTATCCACATGGTATTATCCACATGGTATTATCCACATTGTATTATCCACATTGTATTACCCTCTACGTTTGATATTACAGGGATGGATATAGATGGTATGAACCAGTGGCCTATGCTGAAGGGAAAGCCGTCCCGACGGAAGGAGTTTGTCTACAACATTGACTCCAGTAGTGGCTTAACGGTGGCCGCCATTAGGTACAGTGTCACGTGACTTTCAACAGTAATTCATTGATAGTTTATTGTTGCGATTTGGGAATTTTTCGACATTCTTGGATAAATCTTACtataatttttaaacatttcttcGCAAGAACATTTCAGCGTCTGAAAAACAATCGCCAAATCAGCAGTGTACAAACAAGCCGATCGCAACTTCTCGACCAATTCTGTTAACGTTCGAATGATTGTTGGCAGAATGGGTTctttctgaaatgaaaataaccGTTTTCGAGTTTGTTTGATTGAGGGTTGAAAACATTCagtatttttttgtcttttagtTTCAGGTTTTACTAAACAAATCAACCAATTGGTATCACATTATCATTTTGACTGGCCGTTTTTAGATATGGAGATTACAAGCTGATCCAGGGAAGTCCCGGAAAATACAATGACTGGTATCGGATCCCAAAGGGACCAGCTAAATGTACCAAGTTCAAGGAAATGGACGACGAAGAAGAAGAGGACTTTTTCAAATACCGCGGTCTCAATAAGGCGATGAAGAAAGTCAAAGGATACTTTTCTTGGATGTTCGGAAGGGTGACCGGTGTTAACTGGAAAAAGTACCGCTACAAGAAACTGCAAAAACATTGTCTACAAGAGGAAAGGAAATCGATGAGGAAGTTCATTTTCCCAAAATACCAAATGTTTGACATCAGGAGTAAGTAGAAAAAGTCACTGACGTTATGTacttatgtatatacattaaatgttGATATCGTATCCCTCATTATCCCAGAGTCTCGATATCAGGCACTGTGGACCAATGGCCGCAAGGACTGATGTCGGACATTGGCTGATAAGGTCGATTAtccaaaatacaaatgtagttctacattatacagtgtattaaaAACCGTTAATGTaaggaaataatgaaatatagattATATTACACTATCTAGACATATTTCGAGCAGACATCACTGGTATACCGACAGTCCAAATGTTCACCAATATTATCTGGACACATTTCGAACAGGCTGCGCTAGTTTATTGCAGTCcaaacattttgtaaacattttgtaaCTGTATTCTTTTACGGCAAGCATGAAATACTGGTTATATGTTATAAACTGGGACTGTTAATATGAATTATTTggtattacattattatactggttatacattgtatgttataaacTGGGACTGTTAATATGAATTATTTggtattacattattatactggTTATATGTTATAAACTGGGACTGTTAATATGAATTATTTggtattacattattatactggttatacaatgtatgttataaacTGGGACTGTTAATATGAATTATTTggtattacataattatactggttatacatttgtatgttataaACTGGGACTGTTAATATGAATTATTTGGTATTACATTATTCATTCCCATTTTCTGAAATCCTgctacttacatgtatatttcggAACATCAGGGCCCAGATGTTCGAAGGGTCATTAGGCTAACCACTAGCCAAATCAGGGAGGGTTAGAAACTCGCCTTGGTGTACCAGGTAGGGGCGGGGACTAGCCGTATCAGGGAGGGTTAGAAACTCGCCTTGGTGTACCGGGTAGTGACGGGGACTAGCCGTATCAGGGAGGGTTAGAAACTCGCCTTGGTGTACCGGGTAGTGACGGGGACTAGCCGTATCAGGGAGGGTTAGAAACTCGCCTTGGTGTACCGGGTAGTGACGGGGACTAGCCGTATCAGGGAGGGTTAGAAACTCGCCTTGGTGTACCAGGTAGGGGCGGGGACTAGCCGTATCAGGGAGGGTTAGAAACTCGCCTTGGTGTACCGGGTAGTGACGGGGACTAGCCGTATCAGGGAGGGTTAGAAACTCGCCTTGGTGTACCGGGTAGTGACGGGGACTAGCCGTATCAGGGAGGGTTAGAAACTCGCCTTGGTGTACCGGGTAGTGACGGGGACTAGCCGTATCAGGGAGGGTTAGAAACTCGCCTTGGTGTACCAGGTAGGGGCGGGGACTAGCCGTATCAGGGAGGGTTAGAAACTCGCCTTGGTGTACCAGGTAGTGACGGGGACTAGCCGTATCAGGGAGGGTTAGAAACTCGCCTTGGTGTACCGGGTAGTGACGGGGACTAGCCGTATCAGGGAGGGTTAGAAACTCGCCTTGTTGTACCGGGTAGTGACGGGGACTAGCCGTATCAGGGAGGGTTAGAAACTCGCCTTGGTGTACCGGGTAGTGACGGGGACTAGCCGTATCAGGGAGGGTTAGAAACTCGCCTTGGTGTACCGGGTAGTGACGGGGACTAGCCGTATCAGGGAGGGTTAGAAACTCGCCTTGTTGTACCGGGTAGTGACGGGGACTAGCCGTATCAGGGAGGGTTAGAAACTCGCCTTGTTGTACCGGGTAGTGGCGGGGACTAGCCGTATCAGGGAGGGTTAGAAACTCGCCTTAGTATATACTAGGTAACGGCGGGGACTAGTCGTATCAGGGAGGGTTAGAAACTAATTGTGAGTAGGCATGTTATAAAACTATCTTTGGCCGCTTTTGTAAATCCCATCTAAGCGAATTTaccaaggggccgcggtggccgagttaaggtgtcccaacactcTATCACTACTAGGCCTGCACCTTTTGGTCGCGAGTACGAAACCCACGTgaggcagttgcctggtaccaAGTGGGTACAGGCCAGTgggtttttcggcatagccgtataatattcttttggccccggatatgacgcgacaggtggcgttactggtcaatatGAACTTTGTAATTGgccaatgtagcggtaaatgcaaaatgcagatatgcagtttaAAGCGAAACAAtgtaagattgaatgcaagctgaataagtggatgtatcttttcaaatgaaacatcgataaaattatattcctgattcaaatgcagtcttgtTATcgccaaaaatgattcaaactgatataatttttattgtcagtgctgaaacgcattagttcgttaatttatttcatcatcagttttacattatgaccacaagcattaaaactatgccgtttatcttttttaaagatatttcttgttttctggTAACTCCGGCTTTACTCCAAAAAAGGCACGTCCgtaaatgacccttgctgttaataggacgtaaaataaaataacctaTGAACCCTATTTAccattttgtttacagatgatCCAACTGAGAGAATCAACATTGTTACAGAAAAGATTAGCTTATTCGTGAAAATGAAGCGCCGACTTGACAATTATGTTACGCAGGAGGTTGAGCCCCAAAGCAGACGGAAATATGCTCGGTCTAACCCCGAAATGTACAGCGGGACGTGGTCAGTTGGATGGTGCTGAGGGATGTGGTCAGTTGACAGGTGCTGAGGGGACGTGGTCAGTCAGCTATATAGCTAGATGGTGCTGAAAGGACATGGTCAGCTGGCAGGTGTTGAAATACATTGTCAGCTCGCCTGTGATGAAACAAATCTCTAATCCGGTGAATCAGTGTCGGACGCCATTCTTGTGTTCAGGATCGGCTCACTTGGTTCTACAATCATTGACAGAATACAAAGCATGACAGCTAAATGTATTGGAATGTGTGTAAAAAGAatctcagtatatatatttttttcaatcgTTGATTAATATCAGTTGTTCACGTATTACCCGGATGCTAGAATAATAGGAACAGAAGAGAGTGGTCCCTCTGGTAATTCAGGCGCCGAAATCGGAGTATTCGCTGAATTCACGAGTGCGCATGCTTTATGTCATGGATGTGTTCGTCCGCGTGATAATTAAGTGCTATATATTGTTTCCTTTTAAGACGtgtgatattgtttttgttacatatcaatattaGTTTATATACGTGTTATCATTTTCATGAAACAGTACATATAATTGCGACGTATTGGcatttatttcagaaaacaGAAAATGTAAGCATAGTATGAAATGGCATTAACATAATTATAAGTATTCTTGTTTCAAGTCGCCGAGTTTATCAAAGAATAACAACTAAAGAGTTACGAGACTAGTATCGGTATTACAGCCTTTTGTTTCGCAACCCAAAAATGGAATGTAGTTTTAGTTTCATATTGTTGGCctacaaaattgacaaaaaacattcgtaagttttttttatctagtGACACGGACGTGTTAAGGGCTTCCTTTGTAAGACAGCTTACTTTCCCCATCGTCGGTACCCGAGTGATTTGTTTTCCGCATTGCTCTGATCGACCTTGTGTTGGCAATGACACGAAAAATCCAGCAATATGATTGGTTCCGTATATAATGGCTACGGAAAGTCAGACCGATCAGAATGTCGTTTTATATGTTCGTTGGTTCGTTAAACAAGATGTCAGATGACAAGCAATGCCGAAACATTGGCGCAGCCATCTTCGTATACTCTTTCTATTTTCAGCCGAAGAAGGCTCATTAAGAagcattttgattggtcgatacAAACATTAATAGTTATGCCAAAGCGAAGTTTATTCAAGCCCGTGCTCCCACAGGTCAAACAAGTGAAAACGTAGAGAAGACTGTGGGGGACGACCATGCATATCCCCCGTTACCGGTGAcgattttattatattgtaaatagtGACAATTTTCTGGACACCGGTGAGAACTTGTTTTGTTGTAGccgtgttgtttttttcaatagCGACATTTGATTTTTTCGTAATTAACGATggcatacattgtattattttacCTTTAACTATTGAGCACTCCCCGTCGTAACCTGTAATATCTTTCTTTCGTCGCGTGACGATTGTTTTGGTTATGTTATAGCCagtaacagtttatatatactatagctGATGACAGAATATTTTCTTGCAACAAGTGAGATTTTCTTAGAAAAATAGACTTTGTATCTTGTATCTTGGTTCAACAGAAAACTGTATAAGAAGCTACAGTAGCAGCACTGGTTACCCGGAAACTGTAGCGACACTGGTTCTCCGGGAAATCTGTATAGCGACACTGGTTCTCCGGGAAATCTGTATAGCGACACTGGTTCCTTGGGAAACTACAGAGTCAATGGTTCCCCGGGAAACTAGCGACATGGCTTTCCGGGAAACTGTTTAATGGTACTACTTTTCCGGGGAACTATAACGACACTGGTTTCTGAGAAACTGTTTAAACACTCATGTTCCCCAGTAAACTGTTTAGTGACACTGGTTTCACGGCAAACTGTTTAGCGATACTGATTCTCAGGGAAACAGTGTAGCGACATTGGTTCCTCGGGGAACTGTTCAGTGGCACTGATTATCAGGAAAACAATGTTGCGACATTTGTTTCTCGGAAAACAGTAGCGACAGTTTTTCTCCGGGAAACTAGCGACATCGCTTTCCGGGAAACTGTTTACTTGCAATGGTTTTCCGGGGAACTATAGCGACACTGGTTTTCTGGGAAACTTTCTAGCGACACTGGTTTCCGGAAACCTGTTTAAACACTCTTATTCCCCGGGAAACTGTTTAGCGACTTTGGTTCTCAGGGAAGCAGTGTAGCAACATTTGTTTCTCGGGAAACTATAGTGACActgatttttggaaatctgtttAGTGATACTTGTTCTAGGTTAAACTGAAGCTTTCAGATGATCGTGCGACTGCagtattaatacatatattctGCTTTTAATATGGAGTCGTACAAAAATGACTGTCTTGCACTTTGCTGCCgatgaaatgtttatttgatatactAGATATCGTTTGATTGCGTATTGCCttgatatatattgatgcaTTCCGATAGCTTTCACGCACACGAACTACTGACGACGATTACCGAATGTGTGATCTAA contains the following coding sequences:
- the LOC117336269 gene encoding arylsulfatase I-like, with translation MASVSLYRVFVTTLVTMSLWSTSVAKKSKPHIIFIVADDLGWNDVGWHNRYMRTPTINRLARHGVILNSSYVHPTCTPSRSSILTGVYPFRFGLQNGVIRPAEAKHLPTNYPTLPEKLRDAGYATHMIGKWHLGFCNWRYTPTQRGFDSFLGFYTGAQDYYKHTRENGYDFRFNASVYHPPRKQYSTKTYADRAVEVIQENRKSDKPLFMYLSFQSVHTPLQVPKKFQSLYKNVKNKERRIYNGMVTAMDSAIGTVIAALKKYKYLQNSIIVFTTDNGGAAHVAGNNLPLRGSKTTLWEGGTRAVSFVLAKKYQKRKSIIHDGLFHAVDWFPTLLAAAGVKTKGMDIDGMNQWPMLKGKPSRRKEFVYNIDSSSGLTVAAIRYGDYKLIQGSPGKYNDWYRIPKGPAKCTKFKEMDDEEEEDFFKYRGLNKAMKKVKGYFSWMFGRVTGVNWKKYRYKKLQKHCLQEERKSMRKFIFPKYQMFDIRNDPTERINIVTEKISLFVKMKRRLDNYVTQEVEPQSRRKYARSNPEMYSGTWSVGWC